In Aequorivita sp. H23M31, a single window of DNA contains:
- a CDS encoding FAD-dependent oxidoreductase: MKLEPIWNIKTADISFKSLDRKISVDVAIIGGGITGITTAQFLSNYGLKVAVLEARKVGQGTTGQSTGNLYALTEFSLQELKNKYDLATVQKIILARIQAVEHICDNAKRFAIDCDLKTQPMFMFEKENGMDIEKEIEVLSHTGLAYSRLTKKHFPFPYEDGFVVEDQAQFNPLRYTEKLAKQIYSDTCEIFEDTCVSDIVEEDEFLIVHANENRVKARYVVHATHTPKGLLVQYHTTLGPYREYGIGVKLKNNNYPEGIFWGHFGDKKFSVRTYGLPSNPYLICVGSMHKVGQAGDNTQNIQELEDFVKKHFDVESIIYKWGGQNYKPADLLPYIGQKNAGSNEYIATGFATDGLVYGTLAAKIISDEIAGLKNEYSELFKASRHQPLKAAEKFTKENINVVGKLVGDFFKKGEDEQIADLLPDEGKLLQYEDGKYAVYKNHRGEVTALSPICPHMGCTVNWNKAEKTWDCPCHGSRFDTAGRVIEGPALSGLKKIENDK; the protein is encoded by the coding sequence ATGAAATTGGAACCTATCTGGAATATTAAAACTGCTGATATATCTTTTAAATCTCTCGATAGGAAGATTTCGGTAGATGTAGCAATTATCGGAGGTGGTATCACGGGAATTACCACAGCGCAATTTCTTAGCAATTATGGTTTAAAAGTAGCCGTTCTGGAAGCTCGAAAAGTGGGTCAGGGGACCACCGGTCAAAGTACGGGAAATCTATATGCCTTAACCGAATTTTCGCTTCAGGAACTTAAGAATAAATATGATCTCGCTACTGTTCAGAAAATAATCCTGGCCAGAATTCAAGCCGTGGAGCACATTTGTGATAACGCAAAGAGATTTGCAATTGATTGCGATCTGAAGACTCAGCCCATGTTTATGTTTGAAAAGGAAAACGGTATGGATATCGAAAAGGAAATCGAAGTTTTATCGCATACAGGGTTGGCTTATTCCCGCTTGACAAAAAAACATTTTCCATTTCCCTATGAGGATGGCTTTGTAGTTGAAGACCAAGCGCAGTTCAATCCATTGAGATATACCGAAAAATTGGCGAAGCAAATTTATTCGGATACCTGCGAAATTTTCGAGGATACGTGTGTTTCAGATATAGTGGAAGAAGATGAATTTCTCATTGTCCATGCTAATGAAAATCGAGTAAAAGCCCGTTATGTAGTGCACGCTACTCATACTCCCAAAGGCTTACTGGTGCAATACCATACTACTCTTGGTCCATATCGAGAATATGGAATAGGAGTAAAGCTCAAAAATAATAACTATCCGGAAGGGATATTTTGGGGACATTTTGGGGATAAGAAGTTTTCAGTAAGAACGTACGGATTACCCTCAAATCCCTATTTAATTTGTGTGGGAAGTATGCATAAAGTAGGGCAGGCAGGTGATAATACGCAAAATATTCAGGAGCTTGAGGATTTTGTAAAAAAACATTTCGATGTTGAATCCATAATTTATAAATGGGGGGGACAGAATTACAAACCTGCCGATTTATTGCCCTATATAGGTCAAAAAAACGCTGGCTCTAATGAATATATTGCTACTGGCTTTGCAACTGATGGTTTAGTTTATGGAACCTTGGCGGCCAAAATAATAAGTGATGAAATTGCGGGATTGAAAAATGAATATTCAGAACTTTTTAAAGCCAGTCGACACCAGCCTTTAAAAGCTGCGGAAAAATTCACCAAAGAAAATATCAATGTTGTTGGTAAATTGGTTGGAGATTTCTTTAAAAAGGGGGAGGATGAACAAATAGCCGATCTATTGCCAGATGAGGGTAAATTACTTCAATATGAAGATGGTAAATATGCAGTTTATAAAAACCATAGAGGAGAGGTTACCGCACTTTCGCCAATTTGCCCTCATATGGGTTGCACAGTAAATTGGAACAAGGCTGAAAAAACTTGGGACTGTCCTTGTCATGGTAGTAGGTTCGATACGGCTGGAAGGGTAATAGAAGGCCCGGCATTAAGCGGTTTGAAAAAAATTGAGAATGACAAATAA
- a CDS encoding PaaI family thioesterase, translating into MNNLLPEKIPHKMLSLDPFSSWLGIEILEVEKGRVRLGMKIRKEMLNSMKKAHGGIAYSLADTAFGFAANTHGKFAVSIETSINHIEALEENDYITAESVIEKVGNKLGFHIVEVRRDEELVALFKGVVYRTSKKWTEK; encoded by the coding sequence ATGAACAATCTCCTTCCTGAAAAAATTCCTCATAAAATGCTATCGCTGGATCCGTTTAGCTCTTGGCTGGGTATTGAAATCCTAGAAGTAGAAAAAGGAAGAGTGAGGCTCGGAATGAAAATAAGAAAGGAAATGCTTAATAGCATGAAGAAAGCTCATGGTGGAATTGCTTATTCTTTGGCGGACACAGCTTTTGGATTCGCAGCAAACACCCATGGTAAATTTGCAGTTTCTATCGAAACTTCCATAAATCATATTGAAGCCTTAGAGGAAAACGATTACATCACTGCCGAGTCTGTTATTGAAAAAGTTGGCAATAAACTTGGTTTTCATATAGTGGAAGTAAGGCGAGATGAGGAATTAGTAGCACTTTTTAAGGGTGTAGTTTATAGAACCTCCAAAAAATGGACAGAGAAATAA
- a CDS encoding ion transporter yields MAKQRHFIEKLRDLFLNEFFILGLIIINALIIFIDEFDLGYKTIGYLEASMTMLFIIEIWIKISHWGFRKYFSSNWNRLDFILIVVSLPSLLILFDNGAIMETNILLSLRILRVFKTFRLIRFMPEVDSFMKSIKRALQASYIIVLGFFILLFITALISCSLYKEIAPEYFRNPVVSIYSVFQLFSIEGWYEIPNLIAERSNEATAFFAKFYFSALLLGGGILGLSLVNSIFVDAMVSDNTDELEEDVKRLTQKIHSLEKKIDQLLKKSDDT; encoded by the coding sequence ATGGCGAAACAAAGGCATTTTATTGAAAAATTGCGGGATCTGTTCCTGAACGAATTCTTTATATTGGGATTAATTATCATTAATGCCCTTATAATCTTTATCGATGAATTTGATTTAGGCTATAAAACAATCGGTTACCTAGAAGCATCTATGACGATGCTATTTATAATAGAAATATGGATAAAAATTTCCCATTGGGGATTTCGAAAATATTTTAGTAGTAATTGGAATAGGCTGGATTTTATTCTAATCGTTGTTTCCCTTCCTTCATTGTTAATTCTTTTTGACAACGGAGCTATAATGGAAACAAACATTTTACTTTCTCTCAGAATATTGAGAGTTTTTAAAACCTTCCGGTTAATACGGTTTATGCCAGAAGTAGACTCATTTATGAAGTCTATAAAGAGAGCACTCCAAGCTTCCTATATAATAGTTTTAGGATTTTTTATCCTCCTCTTCATCACCGCGCTTATAAGCTGTTCGCTATATAAAGAAATTGCACCGGAATATTTTCGCAATCCCGTAGTTTCCATTTATTCTGTTTTTCAACTATTTTCGATAGAGGGATGGTACGAGATTCCAAATTTAATTGCCGAACGAAGTAATGAGGCAACCGCCTTTTTTGCCAAGTTTTACTTTAGTGCTTTATTATTGGGAGGAGGAATCCTTGGACTTTCATTAGTAAACTCCATTTTTGTTGATGCCATGGTAAGTGACAATACAGACGAGCTGGAAGAAGATGTTAAACGGTTAACCCAGAAAATCCATTCATTGGAAAAGAAAATCGATCAACTTTTAAAAAAATCTGATGATACGTAA